DNA from Synechococcus sp. CBW1108:
AGGATCCCCGTGGCGATGGCCGATCCCTCAGCCAACTGATCTGCTAATCGCATCTGATCTGATCAGAGCACCTGGCCGACCATCACGGCGGCCAGGGCGGAAAACAGAGTGATGGCTAGGGCGGTCAGGGGGTTCTGCCCCTGGGCCACCGCCACCGTGGTCACAACCCCGGCGCCCAGGCAGGCAACGGCCAGCTGGTTGACCATTTCCGGACGGCTGTGGGGGGTCGGGGTCATGGCGTAGGGGGCGTATGGACCCGACCGTAGGGGTAGGGACTTGGGCTGAGTAGGCCTGGGGGCAAGCCTTGTTACCTGCCGTCTAAGTTCGTTACTCCCCGAAATCAACTCGGGCGCTGGCCAGCCTGGCCCGGCCGCCCCTGGCCCAACTCTGCAGGGCCTCAAGCTGTTCCCGGGCGGTGCGCGAGAGCGGCACCACCTGGCTGGCAGCGGCGATCAGGTCGGCCTCGCCGAATTCCCGCTGCTCGGCGAAGGCCAGGTGCATGGCCTCGATCACCGTCTGCTCGAGTTCGGCGCCGGAAAATCCGCCCGTGCGGTCCACCAGCACATCCAGCGGGATGGTGTGGCTGGGTCGCCGTCGCCCCAGCTGCAGATCGAGGATCGCCCGGCGCTCCTCGGCGCTGGGTAGGTCCAGCAGGAAGATCTCGTCGAAGCGGCCCTTGCGCAGCAGCTCGGCCGGCAGCTTGTCGACCCCGTTGGCCGTGGCCACCACGAAGACGGCGCTGGTTTTCTCTGCCATCCAGGTGAGCACCGTGCCCAGCACCCGCTGGCTGGTGCCGCCATCGCTGCGGGAGTCGCCCCCAAACCCCTTATCGATCTCATCGATCCAGAGCACGCAGGGCGCCATGGCCTCTGCCCGCTGGATCATGTCGCGGGTGCGGGCCTCGGAAGCCCCCACCAAGCCGGCAAATAGCCGGCCCACATCCAGGCGCAGCAGGGGCATGCTCCAGCTGTGGGCGATCGCCTTGGCCGTGAGCGATTTGCCCGTGCCCTGGGGACCCACCAGCAGCACGCCGCGGGGCAGGGGCAGGCCGTAGCGCATCGCCTCTTCGCTGAAGGCCATGTGGCGCTGCTCCAGCCAGTGCTTGAGGGCCTCGAGCCCACCGATGTCGGCGGGGCTGGCCTCGCTGGGGCAGTACTCCAGCAGCTCGCTCTTGGCGATCGCCTGACGTTTCTCCTCCAGCACCTCGGCCAGATCCTCCTCCCCGAGTTGGCCGCGCCGGGCCAGTGCCCGGGCGGCCAGCTGGCGCACCCGCTGCTCACTGAGGCCGTGGCAGGCGGCGGTGAGCTGTTCGGCCACCCCGGGGCTGAGGGGATGGCCACTGGCATTGGCAATTGTGCTCAGCAGGGTTCGGATCTCCTCCGCAGCAGGGAGGGGCAGATCCAGCAGGGTGATGCTGTCTTCGAGCTCCCTTGGGATCGACCAGTCGGGGGCGGTGATCACCAGGGTGCGGGGCGCCTGGCGCAGGCTGGCCGCCAGGTTGCGCAGACGCCTGCAGACGCCCGCATCTTCGCAGTAGCGGTGAAAATCGCGCAGCACCAACATGGCCGCCTGCTCGGGCGGCAGCGGATCGAGGCAGGCCAGGGCAGCCATCGGGTTGCGGGCGGCCTCACCGCTGCGGTTGGGGGCGCCGCCGAGACCCTCGATGAAGTCCCAGCGCAGCAGGGTGCGGCCGCCCAGCCGTTGGGCTGCCTGCTCCAGCAGGGCTTCAACCCGCTCCTCCTCCAGGCTGCGAATCCAGAGAATCGGCGTGCGGGCGCGGATCAGGAGATCGAGTTGGTCGCCCCAGCTGTCGGTCACGGCGGCTCGCCTAGGGGGTCAGGTTCTGCAGTGCCTGCCAGCGGGGGTCGATGCCGGAGCTGGCGCTGCTCCAGGTGGCAGGGCCCGGGCAGTGGCTGCCGCAGTGATTGACGATCGGCAGTTGCAAGCTCAGCTGCTCGAAGATCCAGTGCTCCGGATCGAAGCTGCCCCTCGGATCGAGCCTTTCCACCAGCTGGCTGTCATCGCTCTCTGCCGCGCCGATCAAGATCAGCTCCGTGCTGGCGGCGCTCAGGGTCATGTTGAAGTGCTGAAGGCAGCGGTCGCAGCAGAGGGTCACGATCGCTTCGGCCCTGCCCTTGACCTCCAGCACATTGCCCAGGTGGGTGGCCTGCAGTTCGCCCCGCACCGGCGTGAGCGTGGCCAGCCCGGCGATCGGCTGGCCGATCTGCCAGTGGCGGCCCCCATCCAGGTACTGCAGCTCCTGAAGGGGAAGCGGGCGCAGGGGAACGGGCTCGGATTGGACGGGCAAGGGCTCAGGAGGGTGGGTTATTTCTTGCCCTTGGGCTCGAAGGGCATGCGGCTGCCACTGGCGCTGACCGTGACCGGTTGCTGGGCCATCTGCTGGTCGAGGATCGCCTGCAGGTTGTCCGGCAGGGCCTCGCGGCTGAGCAGGAAGGTCTGCAGGGCCTGGAAGATGTTGGCCACCACCATGTAGAGCAGCACCCCGGCCGGCAGGGGAAAAAATAGGAACATGCCCGTGATCATCACCGGCGTGATCTTGTTGGCCGTGGACTGCTGGGGGTTGGCCGGCATGCCCATGCCCGAAAGGATCTGGGAGGCAAACAGGCTGGCGCCGAATCCGGCCACCAGGATCGCGATGTCCCAGTTGACGGCTCCGTCGGTCATGAAGCCCACCTGACCCAGGGCCTTGATGAACAGGAAGCCGCTGCGGGCCGCCAGGCCGGGGATCTTGGCCTCCACGGTGGCATCGCCGGTGCCGAGGGCGGTGATGGTGCCATCCGCTGCCACGCTGACCACCCCGTCGCCCTTGGTGACGCTCCAGGTGGGGGCAAAGGCGTCGCCGCCGTCAATGCCCTGCAGCACGGAAGCGAAGCTGTCGCCCTCTTTGGTGTGCAGCTTCACCTGGGCCGAATCACCCACGCCCAGCTTGGTGCCGCCCTCCAGGCTGGCAATGACGGGCACGTGGCTGGTTTCGGTGATGAAGATCGAGTGGCTGGCGCTGTTAAAAGGTTTCGGCTCCACCGCGGCGATCTGCTCAGCGGGCAGCACCTTGAGGTTGAGGGTGTAGGGCACATCGGCAAACGGTGAGCCCCGCAGGGTGGCGAACAGGGCAAACAGGATCGGCATCTGCACCACCAGGGGCAGGCAGCCGGCCAGGGGGCTGCCGAACTCCTTCATCAGCTGGCCCAGTTCTTCCTGCTGTTTCTGGGGGTTGGAGGCGTACTTAGCCTTGATCTCGGCCTGCCGCTTCTGCATGGCGGGCTGGGCAATGCGCATGCGCCGGGCATTGCGGATCGAACCGGCGCTCAGGGGGAACAGCGCCAGCCGGATCACCACCGTCAGGGCAATGATCGCCAGCCCGTAGCTGGGCACCAATCCGTAAAAGAAATCGAGGATCGGCAGCAGCAGATTGTCGGAGATGTACCCGATCACGGCAGAGGGGCTCTGGGGGTAGGGGGGAGCGTGGGCTCAGTGTGACTGATGGTCTAGGCGGCCATGCCCTTCGGTGTGGAGCTCTTGGCCTGGCGGCGTTCCTCGATGTAGGTCTCCAGCTCGCGGAAGCCAGGCACCGAGCGCATCTCCAGCTTGGAGCCATCGTTCAGCACCAGCACCATGTCGCCCCACAGGCCGAAGCCCCGGGGCACGCTGCGCACCTCCCGGATCTGGCTGTACACCACCTGGGTGCGATCGCGGCCCAGCCAGCCGCCGTTCACTTCGATCCGGCGACTGGTGATGCGGAAGCGCAGCCACAGGGCCCGCACGATCGCTCCGACGGCAAAGGGAATGCCGATCAGCGTCAATCCCAGGAGCAGGTTGAACACCAGATCCCCCTTGGCCGGCCCACCCTCGTAATAAACGGTCTCCTGGATGCTCTTGCTTTCTTGGCTCGTGCTGCTGTCTTGGCTCATGGCGTCAGGCCTGCCTGGTGCAGAAGTTGGTTGCATTCTCCCAGCAGGGCCAGGCTGGGGAGATCGGCACTGCCCGGTTTGAGGCTAAGCAGCAGCCAGAGGGAGCGCCCACCTGCTCCGATCGACTGGGCCAGCAGGTGGCCGTGGAGCAGGCGCCGCAGTCGATTACGCCGCACGGCCCGCTTGTGAACCTTGCTGCTCACCACCACCCCACAGCGCCAGGGGCTTGGGGGGTGGAGCTGTTGCTCAAGGGGGAGCAGGCCGGGCTGGGCATCGAGGATGCGCAGCACCATGGCGGGACCTTGGTGCCTACTTCCCCTCTGGTACACCTGGTCAAACACGCGCTGCCCCTTGAGCCGGTGACGCTGGGGCAGGGCCAAGGGAAGGGTCCTAAACAGCCAGCCGGGCGCGGCCGCGGCGCCGCCGGGTGCGGATTACCCGGCGGCCGGTGTGGCTGCGCATGCGCACCCGAAAACCGGAGACGCGCTTGCGCTTACGGCTTGTTCCTTCCAGGGTGCGCTTGGTCATGGCTGGCTTGTTGCTGCGCTCGTCGCGTCGGTATTGGGCGTTAGGGCCAACCTATCAGTTGCTGGGCGGATCGATCTGAATCAGCCAGCTGCCCAGATAGCCGGCAATCGGCACATCGCCCGGGGCCTGGGCCAGGGCGTTGAACTGATACATGCCGATGTTGAACGGGTTGAAGATATTCATGTAAACCCCAATCGTGCCCGTATCCGGAATGGGGGTGTCGGGGAAGATCTCAATGGCGCTGCCGTTTTCAGCGATTTCGATCGTGGCCGGGATCGTCTCCTGGCACTTGGTGCGTGACATCATGCCGCCTTCGCTCATCTTGCAGAGCTTTACCCGTTTGGGATCGATCTTGGCATCGAAATAGCTGGGGATGCTGATGCTCAGCTTCAGAATTGCTGTTTTGCGGTCTTTAGGTCTGAGAATCAGGTAGTACTCCGAACGCTTGAGACGCTGGGTCTCGGTCATGAAGTAGTAGAGCTTGCGGTAATCCTTGGTGTTGTCCCAGCGGAACTCCATCAGGCTCGGGGTGCCCTGGGCCCGGGCTGGTTGCTCCAGCGCGCCAGGGGCCAGGGCTCCCAGCCCGGCCAGGGCTGCGGCTGTCACCAGGGCAGGCAGGGGTGCCGCAAGGCGACTCAGGGAAGGGAAGCCCATCAGGGAGATACCGGTGAGGAATTCGATTCTCATCAGCCAGGGCCTGGCCCGCTGGTCTCGGTGGTCGGCCCTGCAGGTGGCGGCCGGATCAGGGATCGACCCGGTCGGGCCTGAGCTGGGCCGCTGCCCGCAGGTAGGGATGGAGCGGCGCCTGCTGGGGGGGGAGCCAGGCATGGGCCAGGAGCCGGATACAGCGGGGCAGATCACCCACTACGGCCATCTGCTGGCAATCGAGCAGGGCCACCTGGCCCCAGCCGGGCTGGCGTCGGGCGATGGCGGCCGGGAAGCAGGCATCGAGATCGCCAGTCACCGAAAAGGTGACCGACACCAGCTGCTCCGCCCCCAGGCCATTGCGCGCCACCAGGGCCTGCACCAGTTCGGCCACGGCAGCCTCGATCGCCTCGGCGGTGTTGGCGTCGGCGGTGGTGGCCCCGCGCAGGGCGCGCAGCACAGGGGACTGGCTCATGGCCGGTAGAGCCACAGCGGTTGGCCGTTCCAGGCGAGTTCGAGGCTGAGGGCCTGGCCCAGTCCCCGCAGCTGACTGCGGCCGGGCAGGAGCCCGGCGAAGCGTTTCGGCGGGCTGCCAAAGGTGATCGTTCGGGTTTTTGCTGGGTCGAGGTCGGCCAGCTCGGCGGCCAGCCGCCGGGCCGTCTCCTCATCGCCCAGGCCATCGACAAGGCCATGTTCCTTGGCCTGGGCACCGCTGAACACCCGGCCATCGGCGAAGGCCCGCACCAGCTTCTGGTCCAGCCCCCGACCCGTGGCCACCGCCTCGACGAACTGGTCGTAGCTTGAGTCGATCAGGCCTTGCAACAGCTCCCTTTCCCCTTCGGTGAGGGCGCGATCGGGGGAGAGGATGTCCTTGTAAAGGCCGCTTTTGACGGTTTCAAAGCTCACCCCCACACGTTTGAGCAACTTGGAGAGGTTGTTGCCGCGCAGGATCACGCCGATGGAGCCGGTGATCGTGCCCGGGTTGGCGATGATCTTCTCGGCCGCGACGCCGATGTAGACCCCGCCGGATGCGGAGATATTGCCGAAGCTGGCGACAACCCTGCATCCCTTCTCCCGCAGGCGCAGCAGGGAGCTGTGAATTTCCTGGCTGTCGCCCACGGTGCCGCCCGGGCTGTCGATGCGCAGCAGCAGGGCGGGGCATTCGCGCTGCTCCACCTGGTGGATGGCCTTGAGCACCCGGGTGCGGGTGGCGCCGGCGATGGGCCCTTCGATGGCGATGCGCGCCAGGGTGCGACGGGTCTTGCGACGCCAGGGCCAGGGCATTGGGGTGCGGTGAAGTGGTTGGATCTTAAAAAGAATGCCCCCACCGGCCAGCAAGCGCCATGCCCCAGGCCCTGCGATGGCCCCTGATGTTGCTGCCCTTTGCCCTCTGGGGCACGGCGATGGCGGCAATGCGGCCCCTGCTGGAGGGGGGCACTCCCCTGCAGGTGGCCAGTTTGAGGTTGCTGCCCGCAGGTGGCCTGGTGCTGGTGGGGGCAATGCTGCTGGGCCGCTCCCTGCGGGTTGCCGCCAGCGATTGGCCCTGGCTGCTGCTCTTCGCCCTGGTCGATGGCAGCCTGTTTCAGGGCCTGCTGGCCAGGGGCCTGGGCCAGACCGGGGCCGGTTTGGGCTCGGTTTTGATCGACTCCCAGCCCCTGCTGGTGGCCCTGCTGGCCCGCAGTCTGTTTGGCGAGGCGATCAATCCGGTGGGCTGGGTGGGTCTGCTGCTCGGGTTGCTCGGCATCCTCTGTTTGGGTCTGCCGGCGCCGGTGCTGCGTCATTGGTGGCTGGAGGGTCCAGCCGCCCTGGGGGAGCAAGCGTGGAGCCACGGGGAACTGTGGATGTTGGCGGCGGCGGCGGCGATGGCCATCGGCACGGTGCTGAGCCGCTACGCCAGCCGCCAGAGTGATCCGGTGGCGATCACCGGCTGGCACATGCTGATTGGCGGACTGCCCCTGTTGGGCGGCGTTGGCCTGGCCGGCTCCCCCCTGCCCGCCTGGAGCCCGGCGGAGTGGGGCCTGATGGCCTACGCCACCGTGTTCGGCAGTGCCCTGGCCTACGGGCTCTTCTTCTGGTTTGCCAACAGCGGCGACCTCACCGGTTTCACGGCGCTCACTTTTTTAACGCCGGTGTTTGCCCTGCTCTGTGGCGTGTGGTGGCTCGATGAGCAGTTGCGGCCGCTGCAGTGGCTTGGGGCGCTGCTGGCCCTGGTATCGGTGCTGCTGATCAGCCGCCGCAAGCAGCTCTGGCAGGGCGGTTTCCTGGAGCAGCAGGCCTGATGCGGATTCTGGTGGTGAGCACCCCCTTGGGGGCCCTGGGCAGTGGCTGTGGCGGTGGGGTGGAACTGACGGCCACCACCCTGGTGGCGGGCCTGCTGGAGCGGGGGCACGCGGTAACCGTGCTGGCGGCTGGGGGGTCGGTGCTGCCGCCCGCCTGCGCCGCCGCAACCCTCTGGACCTGCACTGGCCAATCCCAGCCCAGTGCCCAGCACCAGGAGCGCAGCGCCCCGATCACGATGCTGGCCGATGGGCTGCTGCCGCGCTTTTGGCGGCGGGTG
Protein-coding regions in this window:
- the sppA gene encoding signal peptide peptidase SppA — protein: MPWPWRRKTRRTLARIAIEGPIAGATRTRVLKAIHQVEQRECPALLLRIDSPGGTVGDSQEIHSSLLRLREKGCRVVASFGNISASGGVYIGVAAEKIIANPGTITGSIGVILRGNNLSKLLKRVGVSFETVKSGLYKDILSPDRALTEGERELLQGLIDSSYDQFVEAVATGRGLDQKLVRAFADGRVFSGAQAKEHGLVDGLGDEETARRLAAELADLDPAKTRTITFGSPPKRFAGLLPGRSQLRGLGQALSLELAWNGQPLWLYRP
- the yidC gene encoding membrane protein insertase YidC, with the protein product MIGYISDNLLLPILDFFYGLVPSYGLAIIALTVVIRLALFPLSAGSIRNARRMRIAQPAMQKRQAEIKAKYASNPQKQQEELGQLMKEFGSPLAGCLPLVVQMPILFALFATLRGSPFADVPYTLNLKVLPAEQIAAVEPKPFNSASHSIFITETSHVPVIASLEGGTKLGVGDSAQVKLHTKEGDSFASVLQGIDGGDAFAPTWSVTKGDGVVSVAADGTITALGTGDATVEAKIPGLAARSGFLFIKALGQVGFMTDGAVNWDIAILVAGFGASLFASQILSGMGMPANPQQSTANKITPVMITGMFLFFPLPAGVLLYMVVANIFQALQTFLLSREALPDNLQAILDQQMAQQPVTVSASGSRMPFEPKGKK
- a CDS encoding AAA family ATPase, yielding MTDSWGDQLDLLIRARTPILWIRSLEEERVEALLEQAAQRLGGRTLLRWDFIEGLGGAPNRSGEAARNPMAALACLDPLPPEQAAMLVLRDFHRYCEDAGVCRRLRNLAASLRQAPRTLVITAPDWSIPRELEDSITLLDLPLPAAEEIRTLLSTIANASGHPLSPGVAEQLTAACHGLSEQRVRQLAARALARRGQLGEEDLAEVLEEKRQAIAKSELLEYCPSEASPADIGGLEALKHWLEQRHMAFSEEAMRYGLPLPRGVLLVGPQGTGKSLTAKAIAHSWSMPLLRLDVGRLFAGLVGASEARTRDMIQRAEAMAPCVLWIDEIDKGFGGDSRSDGGTSQRVLGTVLTWMAEKTSAVFVVATANGVDKLPAELLRKGRFDEIFLLDLPSAEERRAILDLQLGRRRPSHTIPLDVLVDRTGGFSGAELEQTVIEAMHLAFAEQREFGEADLIAAASQVVPLSRTAREQLEALQSWARGGRARLASARVDFGE
- a CDS encoding PH domain-containing protein, whose protein sequence is MSQDSSTSQESKSIQETVYYEGGPAKGDLVFNLLLGLTLIGIPFAVGAIVRALWLRFRITSRRIEVNGGWLGRDRTQVVYSQIREVRSVPRGFGLWGDMVLVLNDGSKLEMRSVPGFRELETYIEERRQAKSSTPKGMAA
- a CDS encoding DMT family transporter, whose amino-acid sequence is MPQALRWPLMLLPFALWGTAMAAMRPLLEGGTPLQVASLRLLPAGGLVLVGAMLLGRSLRVAASDWPWLLLFALVDGSLFQGLLARGLGQTGAGLGSVLIDSQPLLVALLARSLFGEAINPVGWVGLLLGLLGILCLGLPAPVLRHWWLEGPAALGEQAWSHGELWMLAAAAAMAIGTVLSRYASRQSDPVAITGWHMLIGGLPLLGGVGLAGSPLPAWSPAEWGLMAYATVFGSALAYGLFFWFANSGDLTGFTALTFLTPVFALLCGVWWLDEQLRPLQWLGALLALVSVLLISRRKQLWQGGFLEQQA
- a CDS encoding DUF177 domain-containing protein; its protein translation is MPVQSEPVPLRPLPLQELQYLDGGRHWQIGQPIAGLATLTPVRGELQATHLGNVLEVKGRAEAIVTLCCDRCLQHFNMTLSAASTELILIGAAESDDSQLVERLDPRGSFDPEHWIFEQLSLQLPIVNHCGSHCPGPATWSSASSGIDPRWQALQNLTP
- the rpmH gene encoding 50S ribosomal protein L34 gives rise to the protein MTKRTLEGTSRKRKRVSGFRVRMRSHTGRRVIRTRRRRGRARLAV
- the rnpA gene encoding ribonuclease P protein component — encoded protein: MALPQRHRLKGQRVFDQVYQRGSRHQGPAMVLRILDAQPGLLPLEQQLHPPSPWRCGVVVSSKVHKRAVRRNRLRRLLHGHLLAQSIGAGGRSLWLLLSLKPGSADLPSLALLGECNQLLHQAGLTP
- a CDS encoding DUF2808 domain-containing protein; the encoded protein is MRIEFLTGISLMGFPSLSRLAAPLPALVTAAALAGLGALAPGALEQPARAQGTPSLMEFRWDNTKDYRKLYYFMTETQRLKRSEYYLILRPKDRKTAILKLSISIPSYFDAKIDPKRVKLCKMSEGGMMSRTKCQETIPATIEIAENGSAIEIFPDTPIPDTGTIGVYMNIFNPFNIGMYQFNALAQAPGDVPIAGYLGSWLIQIDPPSN
- the aroH gene encoding chorismate mutase — encoded protein: MSQSPVLRALRGATTADANTAEAIEAAVAELVQALVARNGLGAEQLVSVTFSVTGDLDACFPAAIARRQPGWGQVALLDCQQMAVVGDLPRCIRLLAHAWLPPQQAPLHPYLRAAAQLRPDRVDP